A region from the Fibrobacter sp. genome encodes:
- a CDS encoding CofH family radical SAM protein, giving the protein MNEILQKVISSVKNGDFYSTRLTPTEGLEILRNVPWTEVVEAADQVRQARLPGNKVGYTAFRIINYTNICEVTCSFCSFCRPARSPEAYVLSLDEIRQKTIEAKAKGANQIFLQGGVNKEIPLSYYVDVLKMLTQEMGVTVRGFSPVELVRIAEYNNLSLDELLDIFKDAGLSSVPGAGAEILSDRMRQKLSPRKLPAQQWCDALAACHKKGLPGSANIVFGSDETDEEIIEHLEYVRKTQDIAQGFKSFVVWTFQPQTDNFPIRHVRGDEYLKLLALSRLYLDNVPHIEVSLLGMGLSLGELGLHAGADDINSIVIEENVLQNHGLSTIEEAETFIKNAGFTPYRRNLNFD; this is encoded by the coding sequence ATGAACGAAATTCTACAAAAAGTTATTTCAAGTGTAAAAAATGGAGATTTTTATTCTACACGTTTAACCCCTACAGAGGGTCTTGAAATCTTAAGAAACGTTCCTTGGACCGAAGTGGTTGAAGCAGCCGATCAAGTGCGTCAAGCTCGCCTTCCCGGCAACAAAGTAGGCTATACAGCCTTCAGAATCATCAACTACACCAACATTTGCGAAGTCACCTGCAGTTTCTGCAGCTTCTGCAGGCCCGCCCGTAGCCCCGAAGCCTACGTGCTCTCCCTGGACGAAATCCGTCAAAAGACCATCGAAGCCAAGGCCAAAGGCGCCAATCAAATTTTCCTGCAGGGCGGCGTCAACAAGGAAATCCCTCTTTCCTACTACGTGGACGTCTTGAAAATGCTTACACAGGAAATGGGCGTTACCGTACGAGGCTTCTCCCCCGTAGAACTGGTCCGCATCGCGGAATACAACAATTTGAGCCTGGACGAACTTCTTGACATATTCAAGGACGCGGGTCTCAGCTCCGTACCCGGCGCCGGCGCAGAGATCCTCAGCGACCGCATGCGTCAGAAACTGAGCCCGCGAAAGCTTCCTGCACAGCAGTGGTGCGACGCACTGGCCGCCTGCCATAAAAAGGGCCTACCGGGAAGCGCAAACATTGTGTTCGGCAGTGACGAAACCGACGAAGAAATCATCGAACACCTGGAATACGTCCGTAAGACCCAGGATATCGCCCAAGGATTCAAAAGTTTCGTAGTTTGGACCTTCCAGCCCCAGACCGACAACTTCCCTATCCGCCATGTTCGCGGCGATGAATACCTTAAATTACTGGCTCTCAGCCGTCTTTACTTGGATAATGTCCCTCACATCGAGGTTTCTTTGCTGGGAATGGGTCTTTCTTTAGGCGAATTAGGCCTTCATGCCGGCGCCGACGACATCAACAGCATCGTCATCGAGGAAAATGTTCTGCAAAACCACGGACTTTCCACTATCGAGGAAGCCGAAACCTTTATCAAAAACGCAGGTTTCACCCCTTATCGACGTAACTTGAACTTCGATTAG
- a CDS encoding BatD family protein: protein MKRILFLCLGMAILANARPSLQLNTERVEAGKNFGLQMVFPLQELPENRSDLQFTAQNGFTLTKIDSTDQVIRPGFDDMFESFFGGGSRGAYKARIYTFNIKAPKKTGRINAGQIFLTIDGQKRAISGDIPVDVQRSFNDDALTVTLKPSKTTIYEGEQISVTLGFHTYEHFEGNLQATDMNTGDDFIVHRSDLANMKFEPVENARRELQASAKFAWLSPTKSGTLQIPPFKFKYTKRGEPKVVEEKKQMGGMSFSSRTVKQESIDAETSTQPLNITVKPLPTEGKPAEFSGMVGNYSFKAEFDRTELKVGEAMTLSISVKGDGLPGSIAEPKLPDFSDFRSVPPENNITKKIVGNKVVTTKNTKVFLYPKKKGEFTIPEIKYSWFNPAKKKYETAVAGPWNITVEKGENAPEAMFQSPVAANASPAAVQKQEIESLGNDIRFIHNMKGSIESPAPYKSIWYWVLFLAAIPFYFIVTFAVARKRKNSNNVALVRKGKANKQLKARFANANAALAKGDAKALYAALENGLVDYLSDLTNVEFKGMTRPQMKQELESRNVKAETVAAIDSWLEKCAFARFAPVNPSAEEQKQMLKDVETLCENLDDLK, encoded by the coding sequence ATGAAACGAATCTTGTTCCTTTGTCTCGGCATGGCAATTTTGGCTAACGCCCGTCCGTCTCTTCAATTGAATACGGAAAGGGTTGAAGCCGGAAAGAATTTTGGTTTGCAAATGGTGTTCCCCTTGCAGGAACTGCCCGAAAACAGAAGCGACCTCCAGTTTACCGCCCAAAACGGATTTACCCTTACCAAGATCGATAGTACCGATCAGGTCATACGCCCCGGTTTCGATGACATGTTCGAATCCTTCTTTGGCGGTGGCAGCCGCGGCGCCTACAAGGCCCGTATCTATACATTTAATATAAAGGCTCCTAAGAAGACAGGTCGTATTAACGCCGGCCAGATTTTCCTGACCATTGACGGTCAAAAGCGCGCTATCAGCGGAGACATTCCCGTTGACGTACAACGTTCTTTTAACGACGACGCCCTTACTGTTACATTGAAGCCCTCCAAGACCACCATCTACGAAGGCGAACAGATTTCCGTGACGCTCGGTTTCCATACCTACGAACATTTCGAAGGCAACCTGCAGGCAACCGACATGAACACCGGTGACGATTTCATCGTTCACCGCAGCGATCTCGCCAACATGAAGTTCGAACCTGTGGAAAACGCACGCCGAGAACTTCAGGCCAGCGCAAAATTTGCTTGGCTCAGCCCCACAAAGAGCGGCACCCTCCAAATTCCGCCATTCAAGTTCAAGTACACCAAACGCGGTGAGCCCAAGGTCGTTGAAGAAAAGAAGCAGATGGGCGGAATGTCTTTCTCCAGCCGCACCGTCAAGCAAGAATCCATCGACGCAGAAACTTCCACCCAGCCGCTGAACATTACCGTAAAGCCGTTGCCTACCGAAGGCAAGCCAGCAGAATTTTCCGGCATGGTGGGCAACTATAGTTTCAAGGCAGAATTCGACCGCACAGAGCTCAAGGTCGGCGAAGCCATGACCCTTTCCATTAGCGTCAAGGGCGATGGTCTTCCCGGCTCCATTGCGGAGCCCAAGCTTCCGGACTTCAGCGACTTCAGATCCGTTCCTCCGGAAAACAACATTACAAAGAAGATTGTCGGAAACAAGGTCGTTACCACCAAGAACACCAAGGTGTTCCTCTATCCCAAAAAGAAGGGCGAATTCACCATTCCCGAAATCAAGTATTCCTGGTTCAATCCGGCAAAGAAGAAATACGAAACCGCTGTTGCAGGCCCGTGGAACATCACCGTGGAAAAAGGCGAAAATGCACCTGAAGCCATGTTCCAATCACCTGTCGCCGCTAACGCAAGCCCCGCTGCAGTACAAAAGCAGGAAATTGAATCCCTGGGCAATGACATCCGCTTCATCCACAACATGAAGGGATCCATCGAATCCCCAGCCCCTTACAAGAGCATTTGGTACTGGGTACTGTTCCTTGCCGCCATCCCGTTCTATTTCATCGTTACCTTCGCTGTAGCACGTAAGCGCAAGAACAGCAACAACGTCGCTTTGGTTCGCAAGGGCAAAGCCAACAAGCAATTGAAGGCACGCTTTGCAAACGCAAACGCAGCCCTCGCCAAGGGCGATGCCAAGGCACTCTATGCAGCGCTGGAAAACGGCTTGGTAGATTACCTCAGCGACCTCACCAACGTGGAATTCAAGGGCATGACCCGCCCGCAAATGAAGCAGGAACTGGAATCTCGTAACGTCAAGGCAGAAACCGTAGCCGCCATCGACAGCTGGTTGGAAAAGTGCGCCTTCGCCAGATTCGCTCCGGTAAATCCGTCCGCCGAAGAGCAAAAGCAGATGCTCAAGGATGTGGAAACCCTCTGCGAAAATCTTGACGATTTGAAGTAG